In Colletotrichum destructivum chromosome 8, complete sequence, the following proteins share a genomic window:
- a CDS encoding Putative NADH:flavin oxidoreductase/NADH oxidase, aldolase-type TIM barrel, oxidoreductase Oye yields the protein MSSKLFQPLKVGQAQLSHRVVMAPLTRFRFDGDHVPLDIALEYYTQRAAVPGTLIIAEAVLISPAHGGFPNAPAIWDERHVAGWRKITDAVHARGSSIFCQLIAPGRAAAVSVLEKEGGHPLLSSSAVALSPEAAVPREMTAEEIAAAVRDFAQAGKNAIAAGFDGVEVHGANGYLVDQFLQDTCNKRTDQWGGSVENRARFGVDVAAALVDAVGADRVGFRISPYSNFQGMRMEDPVPQFSALARRLRDLGLAYLHVIESRVNNWEDIEKVEGIEFLLEIWDNVSPVLVAGGFTPELAQKAVDEEYAKWDVAVVFGRHFLANPDLPFRIKHGLPLNKYDRNTFYTPSIPQGYIDYPFHPDFKPGQPLA from the coding sequence ATGTCTTCCAAGCTCTTCCAGCCGCTCAAGGTCGGCCAGGCCCAGCTGTCCCACCGCGTGGTGATGGCGCCCCTCACCCGCTTCCgcttcgacggcgaccaCGTGCCGCTCGACATCGCCCTTGAGTACTACACCCAGCGCGCCGCGGTGCCCGGGAcgctcatcatcgccgaggccgtcctcaTCTCCCCGGCCCACGGCGGCTTCCCCAACGCGCCCGCCATCTGGGACGAACGCCACGTCGCCGGGTGGAGGAAGAtcaccgacgccgtccaCGCGAGGGGCAGCAGCATCTTCTGCCAGCTCATCGCCcccggccgcgccgccgccgtgtccgtgctggagaaggagggcggaCACCCGCTGCTGAGCtccagcgccgtcgccctgAGCCCGGAGGCGGCCGTGCCGCGCGAgatgacggccgaggagatcgccgccgccgtccgggaCTTCGCGCAGGCCGGCAAGAACGCCATTGCCGCCGGgttcgacggcgtcgaggtccacGGCGCCAACGGGTACCTGGTCGACCAGTTCCTCCAGGACACGTGCAACAAGCGGACGGACCAGTggggcggcagcgtcgaGAACCGCGCCCggttcggcgtcgacgtcgccgcggcgctgGTGGACGCAGTTGGCGCCGATAGGGTCGGCTTCCGCATCAGCCCGTACAGCAACTTCCAGGGCATGCGGATGGAGGACCCCGTGCCGCAGTTCTCGGCCCTGGCCCGGAGGCTGCGGGACCTCGGGCTCGCGTACCTGCACGTCATCGAGTCGCGCGTCAACAACTGGGAGGACATTGAGAAggtcgagggcatcgagTTCCTCCTCGAGATCTGGGACAACGTCTcgcccgtcctcgtcgccggcggcttcaCGCCCGAGCTGGCCcagaaggccgtcgacgaggagtaTGCCAAGTgggacgtcgccgtcgtctttgGCCGGCACTTCCTGGCCAACCCGGATCTGCCGTTCCGCATCAAGCACGGCTTGCCGCTGAACAAGTACGACCGCAATACCTTCTACACGCCGTCCATCCCCCAGGGATACATCGACTACCCCTTCCATCCTGACTTCAAGCCGGGCCAGCCCTTGGCCTGA
- a CDS encoding Putative methyltransferase type 11, S-adenosyl-L-methionine-dependent methyltransferase superfamily: protein MPTDFDKQSYWGERFASETSFEWLTPSATFLSIADPYLADLDDSARILQLGFGTSDLQNHIRGRGFTDVTNVDFEPLAIDRGRVLEKQVFGDVAMRYLVADVTRLQLPDKYDVVDKSTVDAVSCGGVDAFLRMAEGVRRHLRDGGFWISLSYSFCRFDVEGLPFDVEVIAKIPTPKLKPHDPDVYHWCYLLRPKSW from the coding sequence ATGCCCACCGACTTCGACAAGCAAAGCTACTGGGGCGAGCGCTTCGCCTCCGAGACCAGCTTCGAGTGGCTGACCCCCTCGGCGACCTTCCTGTCGATCGCGGACCCGTacctcgccgacctggaCGACTCGGCGCGCATCCTTCAGCTCGGTTTCGGCACCAGCGACCTGCAGAACCACATCCGGGGCCGGGGCTTCACGGACGTCACTAACGTCGACTTTGAGCCGCTCGCCATCGACCGCGGCCGCGTGCTGGAGAAGCAGGTCTttggcgacgtcgccatgcgctacctcgtcgccgacgtgaCGCGCCTCCAGCTGCCGGACAAgtacgacgtcgtcgacaagagcaccgtcgacgccgtgtcctgcggcggcgtggaTGCGTTCCTGCGGATGGCGGAGGGGGTGCGCCGCCACCTGAGGGACGGCGGCTTCTGGATCTCGCTGAGCTACTCATTCTGCCggttcgacgtcgagggcttgccgttcgacgtcgaggtcatCGCGAAGATCCCCACGCCCAAGCTGAAGCCCCATGATCCGGACGTATACCACTGGTGCTACCTGTTGAGGCCGAAAAGCTGGTAA
- a CDS encoding Putative FAD-binding domain, FAD/NAD(P)-binding domain superfamily — translation MSTQEKSFEVAIVGGGIAGIILAISLARRNVPYTIYERAHAFAELGVGLGMTPNAARAMRFCDPAVREAFEKVTEPPFEWNFLDGTSEATDNIVQFSLGSTVEGMRGCHRGQFLKRLVELVPEGAIRFGKQLVRVEEPRGVAGRLVMVFDDGTTAETDAVVGCDGIKSTTRAIVVGEDHPSVKCTYTYKYAYRGLVPMAQAVEILGPEKSAISGVWMSHDVHFVSYPVARRTMLNVVAHCTAREDWPSETQLTLPADMESCVRDIDKLSPPLKRVIQSLKGVDRWGQFDLGEHPPPTYAKGRTCLIGDAAHASTPHQGAGGGICIEDAAVLASLLAEDGVGPGAAIEAVFATFDAHRRQRGEWLVESSRRAGELYELKSEYGKDFEKVGAEVKATAEKMWGFSIEENIQEAVEDLRKRLEGLGGRLVAKV, via the exons ATGTCGACACAAGAGAAGAGCTTCGAGGTCGCCatcgtgggcggcggcataGCCGGaatcatcctcgccatctcccTCGCCAGGCGCAATGTGCCGTACACTATCTACGAGAGGGCGCacgccttcgccgagctgggcgtcggcctcggtaTGACGCCCAACGCGGCGCGGGCCATGCGGTTCTGCGACCCCGCGGTCCGCGAGGCCTTCGAGAAGGTGACCGAGCCGCCCTTTGAGTGGAACTTTCTCGACGGTACGAGCGAGGCCACCGACAACATCGTCCAGTTCTCTCTCGGGAGCACCGTCGAGGGCATGCGGGGGTGCCATCGCGGGCAGTTTCTGAAGAGGCTGGTCGAGCTGGTGCCCGAGGGCGCCATCAGGTTCGGCAAGCAGCTGGTGCGCGTCGAGGAGCCCCGGGGCGTCGCCGGGAGGCTGGTCATGgtcttcgacgacggcacgaCGGCGGAAACGGACGCGGTTGTTGGCTGCGACGGCATCAAGTCCACGACGCGTGCCATTGTCGTCGGAGAGGACCACCCGTCAGTCAAGTGCACTTACACATACAAGTACGCCTACCGCGGGCTCGTCCCCATGGCCCAGGCTGTGGAGATTCTGGGCCCGGAGAAGTCGGCAATCTCGGGTGTGTGG ATGTCTCACGACGTCCACTTCGTCAGCTACCCGGTCGCCCGGCGAACAATGCTCAACGTTGTCGCCCATTGCACCGCCCGCGAGGACTGGCCCAGCGAGACACAGCTGACGCTTCCCGCCGACATGGAAAGCTGCGTCCGAGACATTGACAAACTAAGCCCCCCTCTGAAAAGGGTCATCCAGTCGTTGAAGGGCGTGGACAGG TGGGGGCAGTTCGACCTTGGGGAACACCCTCCCCCGACATATGCCAAAGGCCGCACCTGCCTCATCGGCGACGCGGCTCACGCTTCTACGCCTCACCAGGGCGCCGGTGGGGGGATCTGCATTGAAGACGCCGCGGTCTTGGCCTcgctgctggcggaggacggcgtgggacccggcgccgccatcgaggccgtgTTTGCCACCTTTGACGcgcaccgccggcagcgcGGCGAGTGGCTCGTcgagagcagcaggcggGCCGGCGAGCTGTACGAGCTCAAGTCGGAGTACGGCAAGGACTTTGAGAAGGTTGGCGCGGAGGTCAAAGcaacggccgagaagatgtGGGGGTTCAGCATTGAAGAGAACATTCAAGAAGCCGTGGAGGATTTGAGGAAGCGCTTGGAGGGTCTTGGAGGGCGCTTGGTGGCCAAGGTGTAA